One Polynucleobacter sp. MG-5-Ahmo-C2 genomic window carries:
- a CDS encoding pseudouridine synthase, translating to MKVNAEGVSSSRVFLPGDQQFQGLLEFFIHTFPHIQSSEWEARFAEGLVMTMDGEPVRAGDPYQANTHLMYFRRLAREPEIPFTEEILYQDEHIVVADKPHFLPVTPSGLYLHQTLLNRLKRRTGIQTLSPIHRIDRDTAGLVIFSVQAQERAQYQNLFRDRAVKKVYEAIAPYSEEQALKLPMTYRSRLVESEHFLQMQEVPGEPNTDTYIELLEVDKPWARYRLIPGSGKKHQLRSHLNALGIPIRNDQIYPLLTPYQEYDLDFSKPLQLLAKELYFVDPISKQEMFFVSHQELDSFPSTK from the coding sequence AATTCTTTATCCATACATTTCCGCACATTCAGTCAAGTGAGTGGGAAGCACGTTTTGCTGAAGGTTTAGTCATGACCATGGATGGCGAACCAGTGCGAGCTGGCGATCCTTATCAAGCAAACACCCATTTAATGTATTTCAGGCGTTTAGCCCGTGAACCTGAAATTCCTTTCACAGAAGAAATTCTCTATCAAGACGAGCATATTGTTGTTGCCGATAAACCCCATTTTTTACCAGTGACACCCAGCGGCCTTTACCTGCACCAAACTTTACTCAATCGACTCAAAAGGCGAACTGGCATTCAAACCTTAAGCCCAATTCATCGCATTGATCGAGACACTGCCGGCCTGGTAATCTTTTCCGTGCAAGCACAAGAAAGAGCGCAATATCAAAATCTGTTTAGAGATCGAGCTGTTAAGAAGGTATACGAAGCCATTGCACCCTATAGCGAGGAACAAGCCCTCAAATTGCCAATGACTTACCGCAGTAGATTGGTAGAGTCTGAGCATTTTTTACAGATGCAAGAAGTGCCGGGTGAACCCAATACAGATACCTATATCGAGTTACTTGAAGTCGACAAGCCTTGGGCCCGGTATCGCTTAATTCCGGGTAGTGGCAAGAAACATCAATTGCGCAGTCATTTAAATGCATTAGGCATTCCCATTCGAAATGATCAAATCTATCCGCTTCTTACCCCTTATCAAGAGTACGACTTAGACTTCTCCAAGCCTTTGCAGCTCTTAGCCAAAGAGCTGTATTTTGTAGATCCTATTAGTAAACAAGAAATGTTTTTTGTAAGTCATCAAGAGCTAGATTCTTTTCCATCCACTAAGTAA